The window CCCATTCTGACCTGTGCGTCACACCCAGGGCTGGTGCCGACGCCTGCATGCGGGGCAGGGAGAGTCACGCCCTGCAGCTCTGGGTCTCTGTAAGCCCAGCGCTAGGGAGGGCGGGTCTCTGTCGCCCTCTCATGGTTGATTTGCATAAGAGGGTAACAGGCTACTACTGCTGCCTGGCAGAGGCGTTACCTCCGTAGCTTGGAAGAGGAGGGCCCAGGCTGAGGGCTCCTGCCTGGGACAGCTGCAGAGCTGAGGGTGAGGCTCCGTGCGCCACGTCTCTATAGTTAGCCTCCTGGAGGCAGGATCTCCCTCGGAGGACCCCAGCCACAGAGGAGACCCCACGGCATGGAGGTTTCCAACCACAGAGAGGACCCTAGCCAGAGAGGAGACCCACCCAGCATGTGGCCTGTAGCCATGGAGATCTGGTTGTAGAGCGCTCCAGCCACGTCTCTCTGGCAGAGGGATTGCTGGGGGTGGCGCCAGACTGcggggaagggatggaggagaAATTTGGGGCAGGGGGACATGGGGCACTGGAGAATGGGGGGAATCAAGGCAGGAGCTGGAAGGGGTGTGAGGCTCCAAAGGGTTGGATGATGGGGAAATAGGAGAATGAGGGCATGAATATTCAGATATGCAAATATAGAGGAGGCACTGTGCATTAAATCACCGTCTGCCCCGCCCCACAGCctgcaggggcctggggcacgCGAGGGGCGGTGGCCACACGGCTGTGTGTCCTACACGGACCCCCCAGGGTAACGACAGCGAGCAAAGGGGAGGCAGCTGTCGTCTGCCATGTCACAAGCCCGGCCTGCGGTGGGGCTGCTGAGGGCCCGTTCCCCAGCTCAAACCCCGATGCTCCGGTCCTCCATTGTGGACTTGGTCTCCAGCGTGGATCTGGTCTTCCTCCTGCTGTCAGCCACGGAGTGGAGTGAATCCTCGCTCAGCACGTTGCGGAGGATGGACTTCAGCGAGCGCTGGAACCGGTCTTTGAAGTCCTGGCCCATGATGACGTAGATGACGGGGTTGAGGCAGCTGTTGACATAGGCCAGGCCCACAATCAGGGGGTCGGACTCAAAGGCGCCTTTGAACAGGCTCGTGCTGGGCTTGTGGGCGGCCAAGATCAGCCCCACCACGTGGTAGGGGAGCCAGCACACGAAGAAGCCGATGATCACCACAAGAACGACCTTAATGGTCTTGCGCGAGCGGGTGAAACGGCTCCTGTGGACACGGGCCAGGACCAGGCCATAGCAGGTGGCGATCACCACGAAGGGGACCAGGAAGCCAGCGGCGAAGCGGAAGGTAGCGACGGACACCTCGACGGCGGTCTGGTAACCGGACACTCGAGTGTACTCCAAGACACACATCACTTTGTCTGAGAACGCCTTGGCGTGCGTCGTCCGGAAGATGAAGGTTGGAAGGGTCATGAGCAGAGCCAGGAGCCAGGCTGCCCCGCTCAGGCCCCAGGCCAGTCGGGTCGTGCGGTGGTTCTGGCACCAGACAGGCCTGGTCACCAGGGCACAGCGGTCCAGGCTGATGGCCGTCAGGAGCAGGACGCTGGCAAACATGTTCAGGATGGCGAGGGATGGGAGCAGCTTGCAGGCGAAGTCACCCAGCTCCCAGCGGTTGTCGCGGGCCACGGGCACGGCCAGGAAGGGCAGCGCCAGGCAGCAGAGGAGGTCAGCCACCGCCAGGTTGAGGAACCAGACGGTGTTCACCGTGTGCTTCATCCCGAAGCCCGTCACCCAGATGACAGCCGCGTTCCCCGGCACGCCCAGCAGGAAGACAAGGGAGTAGAGAACCAGAGAGGCCCACAGGACGGGGGTCAGCTGGAAAGGCAGCGGAGTCAGCAGGTCGAAGTTGGGCGCAGTGAAGTTACTGTTCCAGTCAGGATAGTCAACATACAGCTCGGTGGCATTCATTCTGCACCAGGATCTGTATCCTgtaaacaaacaataaaatataaaGGCTAGTCATTTCCTGCTACTCTGCAGGAATGGCACTGTAACCACAGAGTTTTATGAAAACACAGATCCAgattggcctgtggaactcaccgACATTTGATCTCTGTGAGGCCAGGAGCttagcaggatttttaaaaaagaattgaaCATTTGTACTCACGAGACCACCTGGCGTCCCGCTGGGAAGGACTCAGGAAGTGTGGCCAGGATCTATACTGACTGAGAGGTGTTGGGGGGGGACGACCTTTCCCTGCGGACAGGCTGCTCCAGAGCTACAAGGAGTTTTACACCTTTCTCTGAGTGAGATAGTGCTGGGCACTGTCGCAGACGGGATACCATCTAGGCAGGCCCTGGCCTCATCCACACTGGGAGGGAAAATCGATGTTTCCCACCAGTCTCATTGCAGGGGAGCATGCAGCCCAGCCCGCGGCTTAACGGCCATGAATTATTAGGGTTCATCCCCCATCCCTGTCCTTAACCCCTCCCCGAAAAAAACCCTGCCCTTGAGAATGTTCCTGGTTTTaaaccaacccccacccccacccccgctagCAGCCCCCTGGTCTTGGGGACGCCTCAGGCCCCCAAACTGCAGGGAAGCGGGTGGAAACGGGGCTCGGAGCAGCTGGAATTACTCacaggtttgtttttaattttaatctgcAGGAATTAGCATGTGTGAATTTGGTGCTGGATAAAGTGAATCTGCTCCCTAGGTGCTACCAGGACGGCTTCCCCCAAGCACTGTCCCCGGGGCCCTGCCGGCTGCACCCCCTCCAGGATGAGATGGGatccaagccccaccacccacccaGGCATTGGTTGCACTGGCAATGTGCCCCGATCCCAGTTCCTGCCCCGCTGCACACCCCTTGCCTAGACAGGCTACGCCATTGTTTGCACTGGTCCGGCTGAACGCTGCTTGGAAAGCAAATCACAGCATACAGCGGCGTTTGCACGGGGGTAGCTGGGACCCCCAGAGCAGACAAGacctcagtccttggcctctctgctctgCCTAGCCCCCAGGGGCCCAGGTGGCACCAGTGGGTAGATGGGCGCCTGCCCTCTTGGGAGCTGGGCTGAGGCCCCCAGTGCCTTTTGCAcaggccagcgaatggccatTGGAGGCTAATGACTCTTCAGTGAGGAGCCAGTTGCCCAATGTCACTTCCTTTCTGTGATGAAACAGCAAGGCCATGCCGTTGGggcaggtaggaaaaaacaaccgttatttataaagcactctcTCCGGGTGCGGGCCCTGATCCGGGGGCTTGGGCAGCAATGCCTACAGGAGTGGGCCCTCGGTGAAAACCCCCGTCTGAGTGGTGCAGGTCGCTGCGCTGCAATCAGGAGACGGGCCCCACACGGGTAGCAGCAAGTGCCTGAGCTCGGCATCTCCCCTGCTTTAGGCTGGCGACAGAAATAATGTGATCGCGCAACAGCACAACCTCAGATTCACGGATTcgctccccagctctgggaggggagcgggagcTATTGGTTACCCAGGGGctgatgggagccaggactcctgggctctattcccagctctggaaggggcgtgggggctagtgggtcagagcagggggctgggagccaggactcctgggttctatcccccccagctctgggagggcagtggagtCTAGTGGCCAGAGCAGGTGACTGCGTGTCAGCATGTACAGTTCTCACAGAGCTAAACGTGCAGAAATGGGGCTCTTTAGCCCAAGGCAGACAGCAGCTCCGATGCTGCAGAGTTTCAAGCCACAGAGCAACCCAGTTTCGCAAacacagaaccagaaccagaaccaaATCCCTGGTGCAGGGGAAAATCTCAAGCCTGGTCCACAAAGGGAAGTGTGACCAGTTCCACCAACTGCGTTACGCTGGGGTAAGCCGCCAAGGGGGCACTGAGGTATCCGAGGGGCTTCTTCTGGTTAGCGCCAACTCCTCCCCAGGCAACCTCAACTACCCTGAAAAGTGGCTGCCCTGATGCGGAATACGTGTGTCTGCACGGGAGTGACACCAGTATAACCGCACCACTTTACATTCATACCTCGGTCATACCAAAAACCTCACCCGTGCAGAGGCAGCTCAAGACTTGTTGTGCTGCAGCGACGAATAATGGTTGCCCATTAGAGAAGAGAAGACGCGGGTGCCAGGAATTGAGCTGCCAGCATCAAACCGAACAGGCTTGCCACACCATGGACAAACCCCGAGACCGTCCCAACAACTCACAGGCTGACCCATAGCCTATCGAAAGCTCCTACCCCAAATGCAGCCACCGGGACAGGCAAATCCTGACCTGGGACACGGCTGGTCCGGGAGCAGGCGCTGCTGCCGCGGGGCGATTTGTGGGCAGACTATCAGAGCAAGCCCAAGGGACCGGGGGGAAAAAGCAAATGATCTAGGagtgccagcccagagcccgcacttcAGGTGGGTGGCACCGCCTCACCTGGATTCTGATAGACACCCTCCTTTGATCAGGCCACTTTCAGCAACGCCCTGAGCGGCTTAACAAGCTTTGAAGCCCAAACCAGCCTAACCACAGCAACTTGTGCCTGTCTGAGATAATGACAATGCCAGAGCGGCTGGACAGAAGCCGCCCGCAAAGTGCAGGCTGGAAGACACCGACATTTGCCCCATGGGCTCAGCTGTTCCCGGCTGGAAAGCCCCCCACGCCCCTGAGAAGAGATGGCTCCGGGCCCGCGGCACAGAGCTAAGCAAGCACTCACCCCGTGTGCCCAGACCCCACGGGCTGCGTCCAGGCTGCAGGCGATTTTCCCAAGTGCCGACAGGCAGCGCACGCTGAGGTTTTATAATGCCGCAAACAGGAAGCTCCAGGGCTCTGCAGGCAAATTGCCTAGTTCAGCCCTtaggagcagggagaggggtcagagatgGGGTGGCATCCCAGAAAGGAACCTGGCTGTGGTGGAGGCTTCCACCCCCATTCCTGGAGCTCTGGGTTCGATTCCCGGTGCTGCCACCCACACCTAAACCATTCTGGGCCTCACTAGGGCCCTGTTCTCCATCCCCCACCATGTCATGCAGGTGTTTACATCCGTGAAACGCCCCCCCGGGTCAGAACAGCTACACTCTGCCGTGGGGTAAATGACAGTGCAAGTTACGCTCTCAGCTCCCCGCCTGACACACACCTGCTCAGGACGGGGGCGATGATGGCAGAGGGACCCTGCGCAGACAGACGAGTCGGACACAGGAGATCTCAAAGGGGCTGTCTGGAACCGAATTGCATCCTGGGGAGATTAACTCACCCAGCCAAGCGGGTGAGGTTTTGGCTCACATGAGCCTTCCTCCCCGGCATCTCAGAGCCACTGAGGCATGGCGGGACacctgtctgctgccagcagccatGTCGCTGCAGACAGTGTGGGCAGCTGGGGCCAGCCTGGGGCCGGAGAGAGTCTCCCCTTGCAAAAACCTCATCTCAACCTGCTTCCTGCTGCAGCGCTAGGGAGGGCATAGTGCCCCGCACTCTCGCCAGGCTGTGAGCTCCTTGCCATGGGGCCTCCCAGCTGTCTGCACCTTGGGCGCTACCCACAGAACCCAAGCCCCACTGATGCATTTCGGCCCTGCCCTGAGGGACCCTCTGGGGGGGACTCCAGCCCAGGCCCATTCAGATGTCTCCTCTGCTGAGGCTGCAGCAATGGGGGGTAGCTACAGGAGGGTGGGTAGGAACCAGCCCTACCTCCATCTCCTTCTACCCAGGAGAGAAGGAAGCAGAGGGACCCCTCAGACTgtagccccctcccagagctggggcaggaacaCAGGACTCCTCTGGGGTAGCTACCTGCAGCCCTCCCAGCTGAGAGGCCTTTGctagctgcagggggcggggcaggggcccaATTCAGGCCTAATTCTGCCTCTGCGTTCCTACCTCAGAAACTCCACAATTGCACCTGTGTGAGTGAAAACGGGCACCTGGGCCGTCTCTTCATTAGCCACCGGGGGTcccacctccccttccccgcaCTGGGACCCAGGACTCCAGGGTCCTAGCCCCAGAGCTAGGCAGAGGAGCTAATGGTTTAGAGCGGCAGGGACTAGTGGTCAGAGCAACAGGGTTCTGTTCTCTGCGGCTCTGCACCCTGATGGAGCCCCATTTTCCGCCGGCTGGGTTGTCCCAGCTGGCCATGCCCCCGGATGGCCATGCCACTCTCCAGCTCAGCACAGTAGCTGTGGGAAATGCTGCATGGGGGACACACCCCAGTTCTGGCACGAGGATGCAGGGGGGAGCAGACAGAATCTCACCCCTAAACCCTTTGAATATGTCCTGTGGAGGAGCTGCTGCCCACGAAGTGCAGGCTGGAAGACACCAGCATTTGCCCCATGGGCTCGGCTGTTCCCCGCTGGAAGGCCCCACCACACCCCCGAGAAGAGATGGCTCCGGGCCCGCAGTGGAGAGCTgaagaatgaagttgttttttcCATATTGTAACTAAAACTCCATTTTGAAATGCTTAGTCCATTTTGCAAAACCTGCTGTAACCTTATTAACTTAGTTCAGATGTGTGACTGAGGGATGCATGGataatggaatcaacctccagccacAGCCTGTCCTGATCAGGTGAAGTGCAAACACcaacggctgaagatgcagacaacagcccttaTAAAGTGAGAagagcatcagaggggtagctgtgttagtctggatctgtaaaagcagcaaagagtcttttttcagagtagcagccgtgttagtctgtatccgcaaaaagaacaggaggacttgtggcaccttagagactaacccatttatttgggcataagctgtcgtgagctacagctcacttcatcggatacattcattggaaaatacagtggggagatttatatacacacagaacatgaaacaatgggtgttaccatacacactgtaacgagagtgatcaggtaaggtgagctattaccagcaggagagtggggggtggggaacggaccttttgtagtgataatcaaggtgggccatttccagcagttgaaaagaacgtgtgaggaacagcagggcggggggaataaacatggggaaatagttttactttgtgtaatgacccatccactcccagtctttattcaagcctaagttaattgtatccaatttgcaaattaattccaattcagcagtctctccttggagtctgtttctgaagtctttttgtggtaatattgcgacttttaggtctgtaatcgagtgaccaaagagattgaagtgttctccgactggtttttgaatgttataattcttgacgtctgatttgtgtccatttattcttttacgcagagactgtctggtttggtcaatgtacatggcagaggggcattgctggcacatgatggcatagatcacattggtagatgtgcaggtgaacgagcctctgatagtgtggctgatgtgattaggtcctgtgatggtgtcccctgaatagatatgtgggcacagttggcaacgggctttgttgcaaggataggtgcagaacgccactagccgtcaccttcagcccccagctaaaacccctccaatgcaccatcaaggatctacaacctatcctgaaggacgacccatcactcccacagatcttgggagtcaggccagtccttgcctacagacagccccctaacctgaagcaaatactcaccaacaaccacacaccacacaacagaaccactaacccaggaacctatccttgcaacaaagcccgtcgccaactgtgtccacatatctattcaggggacaccatcatagggcctaatcacatcagccacactatcagaggctcgttcacctgcacatctaccaatgtgatctatgccatcatgtgccagcaatgcccctctgccatgtacactggccaaactggacagtaaaagaataaatggacaacgagagactgctgaattggaattaatttgcaaactggatacaattaactaaggcttgaataaatactgggagtggatgggtcattacacaaagtaaaactatttccccatgtttatttccccaccccccaccgttcctcagacgttcttgtcaaatgctggaaatggcccaccttgattatcactacaaaaggtccgtgccccccccaccccaccccactctcctgctggtaatagctcaccttaagcaATCACTCTCattacggtgtgtatggtaacacccattgtttcatgttctctgtgtatataaatctccccactatattttccactgcaagcatccgatgaagtgagcagtggctcacgaaagcttatgctcaaataaatttgttcgtctctaaggtgccacaagtcctcctgttctttttaaagggtcttgtggcaccttatagactaacagacttattggagcataagctttcgtgggtgaatacccactttgtcggatgcgtgagaagagtccaccctcaaaGAACAGAACAAAGTTGCAATGGAAACAAGATCAAAGCCAGGTCCAAGGCTGAAAGTCACGTCTGCAATTGATGGGTGATCAACCACACAGGACCCAGAGGCAGCATGACACAGCAAGGCCCACAGACGCTTGTTCAAActgaagcctacaaaaaggatgggggagatggaagactttgggtaacgttctgctgccaacatggaagggcatcggtgcgcGCTCGACAGAGACCTGGCTCTTCCTCGTGCCCAGCTTTCCTGGACAGTTAGCCGCCA is drawn from Eretmochelys imbricata isolate rEreImb1 chromosome 23, rEreImb1.hap1, whole genome shotgun sequence and contains these coding sequences:
- the C5AR1 gene encoding C5a anaphylatoxin chemotactic receptor 1; the encoded protein is MNATELYVDYPDWNSNFTAPNFDLLTPLPFQLTPVLWASLVLYSLVFLLGVPGNAAVIWVTGFGMKHTVNTVWFLNLAVADLLCCLALPFLAVPVARDNRWELGDFACKLLPSLAILNMFASVLLLTAISLDRCALVTRPVWCQNHRTTRLAWGLSGAAWLLALLMTLPTFIFRTTHAKAFSDKVMCVLEYTRVSGYQTAVEVSVATFRFAAGFLVPFVVIATCYGLVLARVHRSRFTRSRKTIKVVLVVIIGFFVCWLPYHVVGLILAAHKPSTSLFKGAFESDPLIVGLAYVNSCLNPVIYVIMGQDFKDRFQRSLKSILRNVLSEDSLHSVADSRRKTRSTLETKSTMEDRSIGV